The following is a genomic window from Roseitalea porphyridii.
ATGCCCAAAGATCATGAACAGCAGAATTGGGCACGATGGCCAAGCTGTTCATCGTCACTCTGGTTAACGGTCAGGTTTAGGCCGGGATGGTCAAGAAATGGTCAACGCGGGCGCAGCCTTGTCGTTTTGGGCAACTGGCGGGCGCGCCCGCCAGCCGGAAGAGAAAAGAGCGCGGCCCGCAGGCCGCGCCCTCGTCAGGCGCCCGATCAGGCCAGATCGAACCGGTCGGCGTTCATCACCTTGTTCCAGGCGGCAACGAAGTCGCGCACGAACGTCTCCTGCGCGTCGTCCTGGCCATAGGCTTCGGCGAGCGCCCGCAGCTGGGAGTTCGAGCCGAACACCAGGTCGACGCGGGTTCCGGTCCACTTGACCTCGCCGGTTGCGCGATCGCGGCCCTCGAAGACGGTCTCGTCATCGTCCCTGGGAGCCCAGGCGACGCCCATGTCGAGCAGATTGACGAAGAAGTCGTTCGTCAGCTGGCCCGGCCGGTCGGTGAAGACGCCATGCGCGGTGCCGCCATGATTGGCGCCGAGCGCCCGCATGCCGCCGACCAGAACGGTCATTTCCGGCGCGGTCAGCGTCAGGAGCTGCGCCCGGTCGACTAGCAGCGCCTCGGTGGGCACAGCGTAATCGGCCTGGACGTAGTTGCGGAAGCCGTCCGCGCGCGGCTCGAGCGGTTCGAACGACTCCGCATCGGTCTGCGCTTCGGTCGCATCGGTCCGGCCCGGCGCGAACGGCACCTCGATCTTCTGGCCGGCATCGGCGGCCGCCTTTTCGATCGCCGCGGCGCCGCCGAGCACGATCAGGTCGGCGAGCGAGACCTTCTTGCCGCCCGACTGGGCGTCGTTGAAGGCCTTCTGGACGCCCTCGAGCTCGGCCAGCACGCGTGCGAGCTGGTCGGGCTGGTTGACCTCCCAGTCCTTCTGCGGCGCAAAGCGGATGCGCGCGCCATTGGCGCCGCCGCGCTTGTCCGAGCCGCGGAAGGTCGAGGCCGAAGCCCAGGCCGTGGCGACCAGTTCGGAAACCGAAAGGCCGGTGGCCAGGATCTTCGCCTTGAGATCGGCGATGTCGGCCGCGTCGATCAGTTCATGGTCGACGACCGGCACCGGATCCTGCCAGATCAGGTCTTCGTCCGGCACTTCCGGGCCCAGATAGCGGACCTTCGGACCCATGTCGCGGTGGGTCAGCTTGAACCAGGCGCGGGCGAACGCGTCGGCGAACTGGTCGGGGTTGTCGTGGAACCGCCGCGCAATCGGCTCGTAGTCAGGGTCCATGCGCAGCGCCAGGTCGGTGGTCAGCATCATCGGCTTGACCTTCTCGCCAGAGCCGTCGACCTGCGGCGCCATGTGCGCCTCGTCCACGTCCTTGGGCGTCCACTGCCACGCGCCGGCGGGGCTCTTGGTCAGCTCCCACTCATGGCCGAACAGCATCTCGAAGAAGGTCATGTCCCACTTGGTCGGCGTCGGCGTCCAGGGGCCTTCCAGACCGCTGGTGAAGGTGTGGACGCCGCGACCGGTCTCGTGCCGGCTGGTCCAGCCCAGGCCCTGCTCGATGATGTCGGCGCCTTCGGGCTCCGCGCCCACCTGCTCGGGGTCGCCGATGCCGTGGGTCTTGCCGAACGTGTGGCCGCCGGCGATCAGCGCGACGGTCTCCTCGTCGTTCATGGCCATGCGCGCGAAGGTCTCGCGAATGTCGCGCGCCGCCTTGACCGGGTCGGGCTCGCCGTTCGGCCCTTCCGGATTGACGTAGATCAGGCCCATCTGCACGGCCGCAAGCGGGTTCTCGAGCACGCGATCACCCGAATAACGCTCGTCGCCGAGCCACTCTTCCTCGGTGCCCCAGTAGACGTCGTCCTCGGGCTCCCACACATCCTCGCGGCCGCCGCCGAAACCGAACGTCTTGAAGCCCATCGATTCGAGCGCGCAATTGCCGGCCAGGATCATCAGGTCGGCCCAGGACAGCGCGTTGCCGTACTTCTTCTTGATCGGCCACAGCAGGCGACGCGCCTTGTCGAGGTTGGCGTTGTCGGGCCAGGAGTTGAGCGGGGCGAAGCGCTGGCTGCCCGAGCCGCCGCCGCCGCGGCCGTCGCCGATGCGATAGGTGCCGGCCGAATGCCAGGCCATGCGGATGAAGAACGGGCCGTAATGGCCGTAGTCCGCCGGCCACCATTCCTGGCTGTCGGTCATCAGCGCGTAGAGGTCCTTCTTGACCTCGCCCAGATCGAGCGCCTTGAACGCCTCGGCGTAGCTGTAGTCGGGCTGCATCGGGCTGGTCAGCGCCGAGTTCTGGTGCAGGATCTTCAGGTTGAGCTGGTTCGGCCACCAGTCGCGGTTCGAGCGCGCGCCATAGGCGGTGTGGATGAACGGGCACTTGCCCGTCTTGTCGTCAACGATAGCGTCCATCATTTCCTCCGGTCATTGTCCGTTTCTCGCGCGGTTCAGGCGCCCCATGTCCCGCTCATGTCCCGGTTCGTCCGGCGTTTCGCCGGGTCCGGGCTTCATCGTCGGTGGACCGATAGACCGCAACGATGACGTTTTGGCGTCATCGGAAGAGGTCGCTCCGTAGGCCGTCCTGCGGTGACGGGGGCCGCGTGCGCACCGCGTCACGCGCCGCTCCCGGATCGGCGATAGCAGAGGGCCATGATCAGGGGAATTTGATTCTTTTGATTTGCGCGATAAGACAGCCTTATGAATTCGCTGACTCTCAAGCAGCTCCGCTACTTCGAGGCGCTGGCGCGACATGGCCATTTCGGTCATGCCGCCCAAGCCTGCGCCATTTCGCAGCCGGCGCTTTCCATGCAGATCAAGGAGCTCGAGGAAGCGCTTGGCGCGATGCTGGTCGAACGCGGACCGCGGCGCCTGCGCCTGACGAGCTTCGGCGAGCAGGCCGCCGAACGGGCGCGCGAAATCCTGCGGGCCGTCGACGAACTGGGCGACCTGGCCCGTGCTTCGGGCGAGCAACTCGTCGGGCGGCTGCGGCTCGGCGTCATCCCGACCGTTGCGCCCTATCTGCTGCCGAAGATTGTCGGCGCGCTGGCCGAAGCGCATCCGGCGCTCGAGGTGCGGGTGCGCGAGACGGTCACGCCGAGGCTTATCGCCGAACTGGGCGAGGGGCGGCTCGACGCGGCGCTCGTGGCGCTGCCGGTCTCCGAGCCCTCGCTGACCGAGGTCGCTCTGTTCGCCGAGAATTTCGTGCTGGTCCGGCCCGGCGCCGATGACGGCAAGCCCGTGCCGAGCGCCGAGATGCTGCGCGAGATGCGCCTGTTGCTGCTCGAGGAGGGCCATTGCTTCCGCGATCAGGCGCTCGCCTTCTGCAAGATGCGAACCGCACCCCCGCGCGAGGTGCTCGATGCCAGTTCGCTGTCGACGCTCGTGCAGATGGTCGGCGCCGGCATCGGCGTGACCCTGATCCCGGAAATGGCGGTCCCCGTCGAGACCCGGTCGGCCTCCGTGTCGGTGGCGCGCTTTCCCGCGCCCGAACCGTCGCGGACGATCGGCATGGTTTGGCGGCGGACCAGTCCGCTCGCCGGCCAGCTCGAGCAGATCGCCGGCGAGATCGGGCGCGCGACGGGCGAGCCCCACCGCTGACGCCGTCCGGCCACGCCCTACAAGAGCCGGGCGACGACCTTGGCGCACTCGCGCAGTGCCTCGACGATCTCTTCGCGTCGCGCCGGATCGGCAAGGCGGATCGCATCGCCCGAGACGCCGAGCGCCGCCGGCTCGCCTCCGTCCGCCGGCACGGGCGTGGCGAGCGCGGCAACTCCGGCTTCGAACTGCCCTTCGACGAAGGCATAGCCGCGGCGTCGGCTTTCGGCGACGTCCTCGGCGATCGCGACACGGTCCAGCATCGTGCGTTCGGTATGCGCTTCGAGCGGCGCTTCCGCGACGAGCGTTTCCGCCGTTCCCGCATCGCATCCCGCAAGCAGCGCCCGGCCGATCGCCGTGGTCAGGAGCGGCACCTTCGAGCCGATCGTGAACCCGATGCTGACCGCTTCGGGCCGCGCGCCGGCATGGGCGACATAGACGGCCTGGTGGCCGTCGATCATGGCCATCGAGATCGCCTCGCCGATGCGGCTCGAGAATGTGCGGATCACCGGCTCGATCACCTTGCCGAACTGGCGCGCATGCAGAAAGCCGCCGGCGAGGACGAGGATGCGCGGGGTCAGCGAGAAGACGCGCCCGTCCTGCCTGACATAGCCAAGATGAACCAGCGTCAGCACGAGCCGTCGCGCCACCGCGCGGTCGAGCCCGGTCGTCTCGGCGATCCGTGGCAGTGTCAGATGGGTCTCGCCATGATCGAACGCCTTCAGCACGGCCATGCCCTTGGCGAAGGTCAGCGATATGTCGCGGTCCTCGATGGTCCTGGCGCCGGTCGGGTGCGTGTCGTCGATGCTCATCGAACGTCTCTTCGAGCCGCGCGCATCCGTCTTGACAGGCGCGGGGAAAGTGAATTTGATACGTATATAAGAACATATGTGCGATTATCGCACAAGACAAGCGCGGTCACCTTGTGACGCCGGAGGAACATTGCCGCCATGATGAGCCAGGAAAAGAACGATCTGATCACCCGCATCGGGCCGGGAACCGGCGCCGGCGCGGTGTTGCGCCGCTACTGGCAGCCAGCCGCGCTCGCCGAGGAACTTGTCGGCGCCCGGCCGGTCGTGCCGGTGCGGCTTCTTGGCGAGGATCTGGTCCTGTTTCGCGACAATGAGGGCGAGCTTGGCCTTATCGGCCGCCACTGCCCGCACCGCGGCGCCGACATGGCCTTCGGCCGCTGCGAGGACAATGGCCTGCGCTGCCCGTTCCACGGCTGGCACTTCGACCGCACCGGCCAGTGCGTCGAACAGCCCGGCGAGCCCGAAGGCAGCCGCATGCACGAGAAGATCAAGGCCAAATCCTGTCCCGTGGTCGAAAGGAACGGCATCATCTTCGCCTACATGGGGCCGGGCGACCCGCCGCCGTTCCCCGCGCTCGACTGTTTCATCGCGCCCGACAGCCATGTTTTCGCCTTCAAGGGCCGCTGGGACTGCAACTGGCTGCAGGCGATGGAGGTCGGCATCGATCCGGTCCACGCCTCGTTCCTGCACCGTTTCCTGCAGGACGAGGACCCCGACGAAGGGTATGGCAAGCAGTTCCGCGACCGCGCCGCCGACACCGACATCCCGATGACGCGCCTGCTGCGCGAATATCCGCGCCCCGACATCAAGGTCGAGGAGACCGACTACGGCCTCAGGATCATCGCCCTGCGCCACATGGACGATGGTCGCACCCATGTGCGCGTCACCAACCAGCTCTTCCCCGAGGCGATCGTCATTCCGATCTCCAACGAGATGACGATCACCCAGTGGCATGTGCCCGTCGATGACGAGAGCTGCTACTGGTATTCGATGTTCACCAGCTTCGGCGAGCCGGTCAACAAGACGGTGATGCGCGAACAGCGGCTGAAGGAGCATCGCCTGCCGGACTATGTGCCGCTCAAGAACAAGCACAACAATTACGGCTACGACCCCGACGAGCAGGAGAAGCTGACCTATACGGGCATGGGCTTGGACATCAATGTCCACGACCAGTGGGCCGTCGAATCCATGGGCACCATCCAGGACCGCACCCAGGAGCATCTGGGCCGCACCGATGTGGCCATCACCCGCTACCGGCGCATGCTGGTCAACGCCATCAAGGCGGTCGAGGAGGGCGACGGCACGGCGCTGCCCATGGCCCCTGGCACGATCGATCCGGCAACGGTGCGCGGCCCCCTGTCGATCGACGCCATCGGCGACACCGACACTTGGAACGAGGTCTGGGTCGAGGCAGACGGCAGGCGGCGCGCCAATTGCCAGTGGCCGGCCGCGCTCTGATCGGCTCTACTGCGGCAGTGGCAATGTGCAGGGCGGCCCGCCCGGGTCGCCAGTCTTCGGGGGATGTGCGCGATGGGCGCTGACAGGACGGCCGACCTGCGGTCGGACAAGAGCCTTCTGACCGACGCGCAGATCGCGATCGCGCACGACGTGCTCGACCGCGTGGCGAGCGACGGCATCGAGACCGTGCGGCTCGCCTTTGCCGACCAGCACGGCGTGCTGCGCGGCAAGACCATCGTCGCCGGTGCGCTGGCCTCGGCCTTCCGCAACGGCATGACGATGACCTCGACGCTGCTGCTCAAGGACACCGCGCACCGCACCGTCTTCCCGGTCTGGGAGGACGATATCGGCTTCGGCGCGGGCACGCTGACCGGGGCGGGGGACGTGCTGATCGTGCCCGATCCGTCCACCTATCGGCGCCTTCCCTGGGCGCCCAATTCGGCGTGGCTGCTATGCGACGTGCGCTACCGGGACGGCTCGCCCATGCCGTTCTGCGTGCGGTCGCTCCTGAAGAAGGCGGTCGACGATCTCGCCGCCGACGCCATGGCCCTGGTCTGCGGGCTCGAGTTCGAGTTCTACGTCTTCAATGTCGAGAACGCCCATCTTGCCCATGCCGACGCCGGCATGCCGGCCACGCCGCCTCAGACCAGCCTGATCGCGCATGGCTATCAATATCTGACCGAGGCGCGCTACGACGCGCTCGAACCGGTGATGGAGGAACTGCGCGTGGCCTGCGCCGAGGTCGGCCTGCCGGTGCGCTCGATGGAAGCCGAGTTCGGCCCCAGCCAGTGCGAATTCACCTTCGAACCGGCCGATCCCCTGAAGAGCGCCGACGACACCGTGCTGTTCCGCTCGCTCGTCAAGCAGGTCTGCGCCCGCAAGGGGTTGCACGCCACATTCATGTGCAGGCCCAAGCTCGATGGCATCATGGCGAGCGGCTGGCACATGCACCAGTCGGTGGTCGATGCGCGGGACGGCACCAATCTGATGATCCCCGCCGCGCCGGGCACATTGTCGAAGACCGCCGATGGCTGGATCGCGGGCCTGCTCGAACACGCCGCCGAGAGCTGCGTTCTGACCACCCCCACGGTCAACGGCTACAAGCGCTACCAGCCCTTCCAGCTCGCCCCCGACCGCATCCAGTGGGGCCGCGACAACAAGGGCGCGATGATCCGCGGTCTGATGGAGCCGGGCGATCCTGCCTCGCGCATCGAGAACCGCGTCGCCGAGCCGACGGCCAACCCCTACCTGTTATTCGCCTCGCAGATCCTGTGCGGCCATGACGGGGTGCGCCGTGGCCTCGTTGCGCCAGCGCCGGTCGAGAACCCCTATTCGAGCGATGCGGTCAGCCTGCCAAGTAGCCTGATCGCCGCGCTCGAACGGTTCGATGCGAGCGACTTCTACCAAAAGGCGCTCGGCGAGGATTTCGTGCGCTATCTTTCGCACATCAAGCACGCCGAATGGGACCGCTACCTGATGACGGTCTCCGAGTGGGAGCAGCGCGAATATTTCTCGCTGTTCTGAGCGCCTCAGGCGGCTGATTCCTGCCTGCCCGCGCCGACGCGCGACCGGTGCGGGCCGTAAAGGCAGGCAAGGCCCAGGATGATGCCCGAGACGGCGGCGATCATGCCGGCCGCGCTGACCGCGTTCTGTCCGCCGAACCACAGCGGCCCGTAGCCGGCGAACACATAGCCCAGCACCGCCGAGACGATCGCGAAGGCGACGCTCCAGAAGACCTGCCGTTCGAGCGAGTTGGTCATCAGCCGCGCCGCCGCCGGCGGGCAGATGAACATGGCGATGACGATGATCGAGCCGACCGCGTCGAATGCCGCGACGGCGGCGATAGCGGCGGTGACGACAAGGCCGAAGCCGATGGCGCCGACCGGCAGGCCGAGCGCCTGCGCGAAACCCTCATCGAAGGTGGAGATCTTCAGCGGCCGCCAAAAGATGACGGTCAGCGCGATGACCAGAAGGCAGACGACGAAGATGCGGGCCAGTTCGTCGGGCAGGGCGGCAAGCGCGGCCGGATCGAAAAGCGAATGCCAGCCCTCGGCCCGGAACCAGATCAGGCTTTCCAGATTGCCCATCAGCGCATGCTCGACATCAAGGTGCACGTTGGACGTGTCGGACTGGTCGAGCAGCAGCACGCCCGCGGCAAACAGCGTCGTGAAGGTCACGCCCATCGCCGCGCCGGGCTCGATTCGTCCCAGCCGCTTGATCGCCTCGATCATGATCACCGCGACGATCGCCGCGCCGGCCGCGCCCAGCAGCATCGGAATGGCGGCGACCGTGCCCGTGATCAGGAAAGCCACGACAATGCCCGGCAGCACGACATGGCTGATCGCATCGCCGATCAGCGCCTGTCGGCGCAGCACCAGGAAATTGCCCGGCAGGGCGCAGGCGATCGCCGCGAACACGCCGATCAGGATCGGCGTCAGCGAGAACTGGACGAACTCGGCGCCCATCACGCGGCTCCCTGCGGCTGGACGGGGGAAGGCCCACCGATCCGCGTGTCGAACTCGGCGATCTCGTCGGGCGTGAACACCTGCTCGATCGGCGTCAGCCCGTCATAGCGACCGGTCAGGCCGGCATCGAGGTGGATCTGCCGGGCGACGTCCCAGCGCCGTTCGTCGCGCGCGATCTTGGCGGCCTGCGCCCGGCCCGCGTCGGTCGGCACGCCGTCCTTGCGGATCAACCCCTCGGCGCGCAGCACGCGCAGCGTGAACGGCTCGTGGATCGGTTCGGCCCGCGCCATGGCCAACAGGCCCTGCCGGCGATGGACGCGCCACTGGAAGCGTCGATGGTTGATGACCGCCGCCGCCACGCCGCGCACCGGCGCGAACAGCAGCGAAAACACAAAAAGCGTCGCCGCGACCAGCACGATGATCGAGCCGGTCGGCAGCGCCGGGGCCGAGGCCGAGATCGCCGCGCCGACATAGCCGGACACGCCGCCGAACAGGCCGGCCGACCAGAACACGCGCCCGCTGCGCTCGGTCCAGAAGCGTGCGGTGACCGGCGGAATGATCAAAAGCGCGATGATCAGGATCAGCCCGACCAGCTTGAGCCCGATCACCGTGACCGCCATCACAAGGCCCATCATGGCGATGTCGATGCGGTTGACGTTGGTGCCCGAGGCCGCGGCATATTCGGGATCGAAGGCAACCAGCGTCATCGGCCGCCGCAGAAGCCATGTGGCGAGCACGGCGAGCGACCCGCCGATGGCGATGATCAGCGCATCGTTGAACAGCATGCCCGCCGTCGAACCCAGAAGAAAGCTCTCGAGCCCGGCCTGCCGGCCCGAACTCATCGTCTGGATGATGGTCAGGATCACGATGCCGAGCCCGAAGAAGACCGACAGCACCGCGCCGATCGCCGCGTCTTCGGACAGCCGCGTCGCCCGCGTCATCCATTGCACCAGCCAAAGGCCAATGAACGCCGAGATCGCCGATCCGGCGAGCAGGCCGAGCAGATTGCGGCCATCACCGCCAAGCAGGACCATGACGATGAAAGCAAGGCCGATGCCGGGCAGGGTGGCGTGGGCAAGCGCGTCGGAGACCAGCGCCCGCTTGCGCAGGAACAGGAAGGTGCCCACCGCGCCGCCGGCAAAGCCGAGCAGGCCCGCGCCGATGGCCACCAGCGCGGCATTGTAACCGGCCTGCAGGAGCAGTGCGTCGACGAAAGGGTTCATGAAGCCTGATTTGCGACCTGCAACTGGTCGACCTGCGCCGTCGCCAGCCGGCCGCCATAGGTCGCCTGCAGATTCTCGGACGTGAACGCCTCCGCGACGGAGCCCTCGGCGATCTTGCGCACATTGATGAGGAACACATGGTCGAAATAGTCGCGCACGGTCGCAAGGTCGTGATGAACGCACACGACCGCCTTCGACTGCGCCTTGAGCGCCTTCAGAACGTCGATGATGGCCTTTTCGGTCGCCGCATCGACGCCGGCGAACGGCTCGTCGAGCAGGTAAAGATCGGCGTCCTGGGCGAGCGCGCGGGCGAGGAACACGCGCTGCTGCTGGCCGCCCGAAAGCTGGCCGATCTGCCGGTTGGCAAAATCGGCCATGCCGACCCGGTCGAGACAGGCGCGCGCGGTCTCGGTATGAGCGGCCCGCAGCCGCCCGAGCAGGCCGAGGCGGCGATAAAGGCCCATCAGCACCACGTCGATCACCGTGGTCGGGAAATCCCAGTCGACGCTGGCGCGCTGCGGCACATAGGCGATCCGGTCGCGCGCCTTTTCGATCGGCTGGCCGAACACGGCGATCTCGCCCGAAAGGCGCGGAATGACGCCGAGCGCTGCCTTCAGCAGCGTCGACTTGCCGGCGCCGTTCGGCCCGATGATCGCCGTCATCGCCTCGGCCTCAAAGGTCGCGTCGACCGAAAAGACCGCCGGCTTTTCGCCATAGGAGACCGTCAGCCCCGAAATGGCGAGCGGGATGTCGCCGTGTGCCGGCGCCGGGCCGTGCAGTCGGCCTTGGTCGGCCGCGAGCGATAGGGCGGGCTGAGCCATCATGGGTTCCTCAGTTCAGAAGGTCCGCCATGCCCTTTTCGGGCGCATCGCCCCCGAGCGCGCGGGCGATGACGGTCGCGTTGTGGTCGATCATGCCAAGATAAGTGCCCTCATAGGTGCCCGGTTCCCCCATCGCGTCCGAATAGAGTTCGCCGCCGATCACCACCTCGTGGCCTTCGGCCGCAGCGCCCTCGATCAGCGCGCGGATGTTGCGATCGGACACCGAGGTCTCGACGAAGACCGCGCCGATGTCGCGTTCGACCAGCATGTCGACCAGTTCGGCGATGCGCCGAAGGCCAGCCTCGCTTTCGGTGGAAATGCCCTGGATGCCGACGACCTCGAAACCGTAGGCCGAACCGAAATAGTTGAACGCATCGTGCGCGGTCACCAGCATGCGGCTTTCGGCCGGCACCGACGAGAGAACCTCGGTCGTATAATTGGCAAGCGCGCTCAGCTCTTCCAGATGCGCCTCGGCATTGGCCCGAAGCGCCTCTTCCTGTTCCGGCAGCGCCTCGATCAGCGCGTCGCGCACATTGAGCACCACGCGCGACCACAGGTTCGGGTTCATCCACACATGCGGATCGTAGCGGCCTTCATAATCGTCATGGCCGATCAGCAGGTTGCGCGGCATGTCCTCGGCGACCGCGACCACGGCATTGTCCCGGGCCAGTTCGAGCAGGAACTGTTCCATCTGCGCCTCGAGATAGAGCCCGTGCCACAGCACCAGATCGGCATTGGCCATGGCGACGATGTCGGTGCGGGTCTGGCGGTAGGCGTGCGGGTCGACACCCGGTCCCATCAGTTCGCGCACATCGACCAGATCGCCGCCCACTTCGCGGGCCGCATCGGCGATCATGCCGGTTGTGGTGACGACGTCGATCTTCTCGGCGGCCATGGAAAGACTGGCCTGGGCGGCAAGGGTAACGGCGGCTGCGGCACCGATAACGAACCGTCGGGTCAGCATGGGTCGGGGTATCTCCATCGGGTTGGCTTGCATCATCGCCTCTATTGCTAGTGCAACCGGTTTGCAAAATCAATGCATGTGAGAACGATTTGCAAGAAGAAATTGCGGTTCGATGCTGTCAGGCGTCGCCGGAGGGCCGCCTTCAGGCCGGCCTAAGCGACCCGGTAGGGTGTTTCGAACCAGTGTTCTTCCAGATTGGCGCCTTCGCCGATCCGGTCGATGACGGCGAACAGACCCGGTTCTGACAGTGGCGTCAGCACGCCATGCCATGTGCCGCGCCGGTAGTTGACACCTTGCCCCGGCGCGGTGCGGAAGGCGAGGGGGCGGCCGGGCATCCCTTGTTCGTCGGGCGCGACGATCACCAGGAACGGGTTCTGCGTCATCGGGATGAACGCCTGCGATCCGAGCGGATGGCGCTCGACCATGGTGAGCGACAGCGGCAGGGTGCGCGGCTCGGCCTGGAACAGGCTGATGCCCGCGCGCCCGTCGACGTACTCGAGCCTCGCGCGGTCGTGATAGCGGCCGCAAAGGCCCTGATTGATCAGCCTGTCGGGGGCGCCCGCCGCTTCGAGCACGTCGCCGAACGGCGCGAACGCTTCGGCGGTAAGCGGTTCGATGGCGATCGTTTCGGTCATGGCGGCGGGCTCGGCAAAGGGCGGGGCGAAGGACGCACTAAGCCGTTGCGCGTCCGCCCGGTCAATCCCCGGCCTTGTCGACCAGCGCGATGCGCGTGCCCCACGGGTCTTCGAGGACCATTCGGCCCTCGGCGGTCTCGTAGTCGGCGGCAGTCCCGACGACGCGATCACGCACGTGAGGCGCCACGACGAGGGTGACCTCGGCAAGACCGGCGTGGCCCAGGAGGCGGTGCCCGGCGCTGCCGCTGCGCCAGTGATTGGCGGCAAGCTGGTGGTGATAGCCGTCCGCCCCGAAGAAGGACGCACCCGGATAGCGCGCCATCACCTCGAGGCCGAGCGTGCCTGCGTAGAAGCTTTCGGCCGCGCGCGCATCGCCGACCTGCAGGTGCACGTGGCCGATGAAACCGTCTTCGGGAAAGCCCGCCCAAGGCCGGTCGGCATGGGCGGCAAGAGCCTGCAGATCGAGCGGATCGGTCGCCATGGCGATGGCGCCGTCGTCGTCATGCCAGGCATTGGTCGGGCGGTCGGCATAGATCTCGATGCCGTTGCCCTCAGGGTCCGACAGATAGAGCGCCTCGCTGACCTTGTGGTCGGAGGCACCCTCGAGGCGCACACCGCTCTCGGCGGCATGAACCAGCCAGCGCGCAAGGTGCGCCCGGGAGGGCAGCAGGAACGCGGTATGAAAAAGGCCCGCCGCCGACGGATCGCGCGGTTTCAGCGCGCCGTCGCCCACGAGCGTCAACAGCGGCGTGTTGCCGGCGCCCAGCACCGTCTGTCCCGTCGTCGAGGAAAGGACGTTCAGGCCGAGCGCGGACGCGTAGAACTCAGCGACGCGGCCCATGTCGCGCACCATAAGGGTGACATCGCCGATGCGGACCGAGGCCCGGCTCCAGTCGAAGGCTTCTTCGTCAGTGATCGTTGCCGTCCGGGACATTACAGGCGCGCTCCGCTGCGTTGCGATAGCCCAATCTAGGCATGAAGTCGCCAACGCGCATCAGCGCGTCCAAGGACGCACCGTTCACAATCGGCGCCTCAGCCGTCGGCCTCGTCCATGCGGCGCTTGATGCGTTGCGCCCAGTCGCGTCCCGGATCGCCGCCCCACAGAAGCCAGGCGACATAGCCCGCCGACGGGTCGGCGTCGTCGCCGAAGTTCTTCGCCTTCTTGTCGACGGCATGGCGCGCGAAATAGGCGTCCATGCGCCGCACGGTCTGTGGCGAGACCGGCTGGCGGTTCTTCAGGTCGCGCGCCCGGGCAAGGCCCACCGGCGTTCCGCCGCGCCCGTGTTCACGGCGCAGCCTGAGCCCCTTTTCGGCCTGGGCGGCAACGGCGTCGGGCGGGCGGAAGTCGATATCGGCATATTTCTTCGGAACAGCCATCAGGCCGCCCTCAGTTCGCTTCCACTCTTGAGAACGCGGTCGCCATCATCCTGCTCGATCAGATAGGCCGGCTCGTCGTCGCTGGCGTTGCGCTTGATCGTGCTGCCCTTGATGGTCTTTTCGACATCGTCGGTGTGCCGCTCGACGATCCGGCCGGCGCCCGTCCCGGGGCCCCAGTTCCATTCCACCGTATCGCCGACCTTGAACTGCTTGCTCATGCAGCCTCCTTTAAGCGCCCGAAAGGCGCGTTCGAGGAGCTAACGCATTGAAGCGGCTTGAGTTCAGGGCAAAGGTCGGCCCGGATTCATTCGCCGTACGGCACCCAGATGTTCTTGACCTGCGTCGCCCGATGCAGGAATTGCCGGCCGAAGCCGTCCTGTCCGGTCCAGTCGCGCGCCGCGCCGTTCTCGCACCAGGTCTGCTTGAGATTGCCGGCCGAACGTTCCTCGGCCGTGGCGATGCCGGCGTTGGAACCGAAATACCAAAGTCC
Proteins encoded in this region:
- a CDS encoding DUF2945 domain-containing protein, which gives rise to MSKQFKVGDTVEWNWGPGTGAGRIVERHTDDVEKTIKGSTIKRNASDDEPAYLIEQDDGDRVLKSGSELRAA
- a CDS encoding VOC family protein, with translation MSRTATITDEEAFDWSRASVRIGDVTLMVRDMGRVAEFYASALGLNVLSSTTGQTVLGAGNTPLLTLVGDGALKPRDPSAAGLFHTAFLLPSRAHLARWLVHAAESGVRLEGASDHKVSEALYLSDPEGNGIEIYADRPTNAWHDDDGAIAMATDPLDLQALAAHADRPWAGFPEDGFIGHVHLQVGDARAAESFYAGTLGLEVMARYPGASFFGADGYHHQLAANHWRSGSAGHRLLGHAGLAEVTLVVAPHVRDRVVGTAADYETAEGRMVLEDPWGTRIALVDKAGD